In the Campylobacter concisus genome, CCGAAATTTTCGCCCGCTACGATAATGTCGCCCTTATCTATCTTGACGCTAAAATTAGGATCGGCATCCTCCATTATATGTTTTGCTAAGATATTTTCGTCGGAAGTATTTAAGTATCTGGCGGCGATAATTATATCGGTATCGATATTGTCGCCGAATTTCCAAACTTTATTCATCGTTTCGCCTTTTTTAAATTTTCGAGATTTTAGCCAAAAGTAGCTAAATAATTCATCAAACGGCGAATAAAATTTACGGTCTAAGCGGCTAAAGGGCAAGGCAAAGGGCGTTTAACACCCCCTTTTATTTTTTTAAATTTAAAGAACACCTGCCTAAGAATTTACACGCAGGGCAAAAACCCGTAACGCCGACGATAATCGGGATTAACCCGATTAACGCCCAGTAGCTCTCGTAAAAATACCAAACCGCTACCGTAAAAATCAGCCCCAGTACGACCCTAATAATTCTACTTTTCGCGCTTACCATATTTTTACCTTTTCTTAAAAATTTTATAAAGCGGGCAGTAACCGTAATATCCCGTTAAAAGCGGAATTAGCCCGACCGTCCACAACCAGCAGTCGCAAATAAATCCGAAAATAAAAAACCAAATCGCCGCTATAATCAAACGTATAGTTTTATCTAAAACGCTCATTTTATCTCCTTTAAGCTAAAGCTTTTAGCATTCCGTTCATAACCATAGGTTTAAATCCATAAATTTTAACCAGCCAACTCATATAGCTCTCTCTGGTAGCGCCGAAGCACTCTAACGTCGGAGCCGTTCCCTCCCAGTCGAACTCTACCATTATAGCCTTGCCGTATTTGGTGATAAAAGGGCAAGCCGTATATCCGGTAAATTTCTCGCTAGGTTCTCGTCCTTTTATCGTATCGGCTAAATTTTTAGCTAAGATCGGATACATTTTCCTAACGCTAGCCCCCGTTTTGCCGGACGCAAATCCGCAAATATCGCCGATACCGAATATATTTTTAAATTTTGTACTTTGCAGGCTGTATTTATCGACGGCTAGGAAATTTAGCTTGTCGCCCTCTTTAGTTAGGCCGGCGCGAGCTAAAATTTCGCTTCCTTTTTGCTTAGGCGGTAAGTGAAGCCAGTCGTATTTTACGTCGATTAGCTCGGACGCGATTTTATCTTCGCCGTTTTGCCTATACGCCGTCCAAAACTCGAAAGTAGCGGTATTTGAGCTTTTATCGACGGCTACGATTTGGTGGCGAAGATTAAATTTTATCTTTCTTTTTATCATTATTTGAGTCATCGCCGCGGCATAAGTCGGATCGCCGAAAAGCTTGCCGCCGCCGACGTAAAGATTAACGCTGCCTTTATCGCGGTTGCCGGCCAACCTCAGCCTATCTTCGCTCATGCAAGTTACTTTTTTATTTGCGCCGCTGCATTTCATCGGGGTTTTTTGATCGCAAAATACAGCCGCGCCGCCGTTTTGAGAGAATTTTTTCATCAGCTCGTTGCTTTTTACGGCGCCTTGTAGAGTATAGACGGAGGATATGTTACCGCTCGTATCGTTAATATCCTCTAAGCTCAGCCCCTTAACGGCTTCAAAGTCGTATTCCACGCCGCTTGCTACGATTAGATAATCATACCCCAGCTCGCTCCCGTCGTCTAGGACGAGTAGATTGGCTTCGGGCTTTATCTCCGATACGTTTTTGCGTATCCACTCGGCTCCTTGCGGGATATAATCCGCTTTTTCGTAAACGACGTCGCTAGCTTCGTAAATTCCGACGGCGATTAGCGTAAAGCCCGGCTGGTAGTGAAATTTCTCGTCTTTATCCACGAGAATTACCTTGGCGCTAGGCATATCTCTTCTAAGTTTAGCCGCCAACGCGATACCGCTAAGTCCCGCACCCATTATGACGATTTTAGAATTTATATCGTCGTTTTCGCCGCCCGTTGCCGAACAACCGCTCATACTCGCGGCTAGTCCAGCGGCCCCCATTAGCTTTAAAGCGTCTCTTCTTTGCAGTCCTTTCATAAATTCTCCTTTAAAACGAGTTTATGAAATGCTACATAAAAAAGGCCGCCCTATCCGTAACAATGTTACCTTAAAACGAGAATTTTAAGAAACTAGCCTTATTTCGCCGCGGCTTTGCGTTATTTGCCCGCTTCTCTCAAGCTCTTTTAGCACCCTAGATACCGCTTCTCTAGCGCTTCCTAGATGATTCGCCAGCTCTTCGTGAGTTATTTTTATAAAATTTTCGTTTAGATTTTCGATGCTTTGGGATAAAAAATTCATAATCCGCGCCGAAAGCGGCGAAAACAAAGCCTGCTCCATAACGTTTATGGTTCTGGCAAACCGATCGGCTACGATTTTTAGAGTAAAATTTAAAATGCTCGGATATTTTTCTTTAAGAGGTTTGTAAATTCGCGCCGGAATAACGATGATCTCGCTATCTTGCTCGATTTCTACGCTTACTTTATTTTCTAGCGAATTTATAGAACACGTATCGCACAGCACGCAACTCTCGTCTTTAGTTAGTCTAAATATCGTTATTTCCTTTGCGCTAGACGACACGAACGCTCTTAAAACGCCTTTTAGTATAAGGATAAATCCGAAGCAATCGTTTCCGGAGTAAAATATATCGCTCTTCTTTACGGTTTTTAAATACGCGTTGGCAAAGATCGCATTTAGATCCTCGCTTGCTAGATCGAAATTATTCGTAAACCTCTCGCGCAAAATTTCTTTTAACTCTTCGCTTAGCATTTTGCCCTTTCGTGACTTCGTTACAAAAATTTAACCTTATTATAGGTAATATTGCATAAAAATTTAATACGAAAAGAAAAACAATGCACGACGTTAAGAAAAACGACTCGCAAAGCAAAATAAAATCGCTGCCGATTATGCTTTTTGCCGGTACTATGGGGCTTGGAGGGCTTTGCGCGGCTTATAAGAAATTAAGCGAGATATTTGATTTACCGGGCGAGATATTCTCGGCGCTTAGAGCGCTAGACTGCACGGTATTTTGCCTACTTTCGGCGTTTTACCTCTTTAAGCTTTTAAAATTTAAAGAAGAGGTAAAGGCCGAATTTTCGCACCCTATAAGGATAAATTTTTTCGGCGGATTCATCATCTCGCTTTTTCTTTTAGCTCTAGCCTACAAAGACGCGCCGCGACTATACTACTCGCTTTTTTACGCGGCTTTAGGCTTGCAAACGATTTTTACGCTTTACGTAATTTCTTTTTGGATCGACGAAAAATTCGATATCGCGACGCTAAATCCGGCATGGTTTATCCCCGTAGTGGGCAACTTGCTAATCCCGATCATAGCCGAAAAATCTCAAGCGATCTGGTATTATTTTAGTTTGGGGCTATTTTTCTGGATTATTTTATTCGCCGTTATATTTTATAGGTTAGTTTTTTGCGATAAGCTAGCCGACAAATTCGTCCCGACGCTAGTCATTACGCTAGCGCCGCCGGCTATGGCGTTTTTGGGATACGTAAAATTAACTGAGCAATTCGACGCTTTTGCGGCAATACTGCTTAATATAAACGTATTTTTCGCGGCACTTATACTTTTTTCGTATAAAAGATTTATTAAACTCAAATTCGCCCTATCGTGGTGGGCTTTTACTTTCCCGACGGCCGCTAGCTCCATAGCGTTTTTAAAAGCTTACGAAATTACGCAAAGCGATTTTTACTTAGTTTTAGGAGTCGGCGCTTTTGCGGCTCTAGTCGCTTCGATTTTGATAGTCGGATTTTTAACGGTTAAATCTATAATAAACGGCGAAATTTTTTCGGAAAAATAACCTTAGCTCAAAAATTCACTTTAGTAGTATTCGTAGCTGATTTCTAGCTTTTTATATAGGCCGATTTCCGTTATGTCGCCGTTTTCGTAGTATTTGTCCGCGGGCTTAAATTTGACCGAGTTTTTACGCGTCAAATTTCCACGCTCGTCCCTCGTTATGTCTTTAAACTGCAAGATTTGCCAGATTTTTGCCTCAGAGCCGAAGTAATTCACCGACGTATACTCCATCTCGTCGCCGTTTGCGGCGTAGTAATAAACCCATTTTGAGTTTGGGGCTTGCGTGATTTTTTCGTATTCGCCGTTTGGCTTGCGCTCGAAGCTTATCACTATGGCGTGCCGCGGCTCCATATTATTTTCTATCCGCGTTAAAACGCCCTTTTCGTCGTAGACGTAGCTATCGTCCGTCACTAGCGTCCCGCCCGAATACGCCGCCCTAGCGATCATTTTGCCGTCCTTGCCGTAAGTGGTTTTCTCCGTGCGGGGGTAAAATTTATCCTCCACATGCTGCTCTTTGGCCGTTGCGACTAAATTTTCGCCGTCAAATTCGTATTCGTAGAGATAAACGGCGCTGTCTTGATATTTTTTGCGGATTAGCCCGTCTTTGCCGTATTCAAACAAAACCGAGCTGTTTGGTACGCCGTTTATGTGCTCGGTTTCTTGCAGTATATAGCCGTTTTCGTTAAACTCCGTCCGCTTCACGCGCGTATTTTCTAGCGCGCCCGAGCCGTCCATAGAGTATTCGTACTCCGTAGCCGTCATGCTTTTGACCTCGCCTTTTAGATCCTTTTTGCTCCAGTCGCTTTGCGGTAAAACGGCCGAGTTTAGATAGCAGACCGCCGATGCCGCCGCTAAAATAGTTTTTAAAATTTTCATTTTTATCCTTTTTTAAATCACGCAAAGCCTAGATTAGTTTAGGCTAAATTTCGCCTAATTTAGCCTAAAAAGCGACAATACCGATAAAATCCCAGCTTTTATAAGTTTAAATTTATAAGCAAGCCTGAGGCAATTTTCATTTCCTTGCGGTTTATTAACTTAAACCTAAGCTTCATTTGCCTTTTTAAAAATTTCTCTCATCTCTTCTTCGCTAAGCGGCTCAACCAGTATATTTGCGGCGTCTATGAAGCGATATTTTTCTTTTGGCAGATTTGCCATAAAAGCGCCATATTCGCATTCACCAAGCACGTGCGCGTCCCTATCGTCTACGCCGACGACTAGCGTAAGTATCCAGCGCGAGATCTTGCGCTCTCCTAGAACCTCTTGCGCCTGCCACGAAGGAGAGGGAGCGTAAGGCAAGATAGTCGGTAAATTTTCACTAAGCGTATACGCGCCAAAAATTTCATTCCCGTTTTTATCTTCGTATAAATTCTCTCTTGCACTATAAGCGTCAAGATACTGCACCTGCCTCATCATCTCATCAAATTTAGCCACAGGGCTGGCACTTGCAAAAATTTCATCTATCATAACCGCGTCAAACGCCACGTCGCGCTCCACGCCATAGATATAAAGCGTTTGATTTTCCTCTTTTGCGTCCTTTAGAGCTTCAAGTCCACACATTATGTCAGCTTCATAATCAAATTTTAAAATTTGCTTTTCATCGTAAATTTCCTCGCTGTCGCACTCTATTGGTGAGCCGGTTTGGGCTGAGAGCTTTGAGAGTAGCTCAAGCGCGATCCGCCAGTCGCCAACGCCGCTTGGAGTGCAGACTCGAACGATATATTTTCCATCTTTATAGTTTAGCTCAAAGCCGCGAGCGCTCTTTTGCCATACGCCAGCAATCATCACGTTTTCGTTTAGCGAAAGCTCGCTCGGCTCGTCGTTTTGACCATTAAAAAAGCAAAATCCCTCTATAACCTCTGAAATTTCACGCTCGCTTAGCGCCTTTTCATATCCGCCGAAAAGTTTCTTTTTGTTTTTTACCTTAAATGTTACGCTCATAAATTCTCCTTTATCTAAATAATAAAAGTACGCCGATCGTGCAAACGATAATGGCGGTGCAAATTTCAAGTAGCCTTAGGTGCGTTTGTAAAAATTCCTTTAGCATAGCTCCGCCAAGCGCGTAGATATTTAGCGAGCAAAACTCTATGAAAATGAGCGTTGCCGCGATCGCGCACATACGAGTTAGGCTAAAGGGATCGTCTTTGTCCAAAAATGTAGGCAGTAAAGCCGAGAAAAATATCCACGCCTTTGGGTTTGAGACGCTGACAACCAGGCCATTTATAAACATCTGCTTTTTGCTTGGGAAATTTGAGACGCTTGTTATGCTAAGCTCGCCCTTGCCAAAAAGAAGCATCGCACCAAGATAGAGCATATAAAGCCCTGCGATGATATTTAGCACCTTAAATGCGTACTCAAAATGATGCAGCACTGCGCCCACGCCAAGCATACAGCTAAACGAGATAAACGTGATCGCTAAAAGCTGTCCAGCCATTACAAAAAACGAGTGCTTATAGCCAAAGCTCATGCCAACGCTCATAGCGTAGGTCATGTTGATGCCTGGCATTAGCGAGATAGGAGCAAGCGTGACGAAAAAGAGTAAGAAGTCCATAAAAAGCCTTGAAATTTAGCTAACAAATATAAAAATTTAATCCATAAATCAGATCCAGCGATCAAATTTATAGCTTAAATTTAAAAGGCGGACCAAGCCGCCTCTTTTTAGTGAGTTAAGAAATACTCTTGAATTTTAGCTTTGTCGCTTGTTTTTGTAAGAGCAAGCATCAAAAGCACCCTAGCTTTTTGAGCGTTTAGGTTGTCGCTTGTTAAAAAGC is a window encoding:
- a CDS encoding NAD(P)/FAD-dependent oxidoreductase — encoded protein: MKGLQRRDALKLMGAAGLAASMSGCSATGGENDDINSKIVIMGAGLSGIALAAKLRRDMPSAKVILVDKDEKFHYQPGFTLIAVGIYEASDVVYEKADYIPQGAEWIRKNVSEIKPEANLLVLDDGSELGYDYLIVASGVEYDFEAVKGLSLEDINDTSGNISSVYTLQGAVKSNELMKKFSQNGGAAVFCDQKTPMKCSGANKKVTCMSEDRLRLAGNRDKGSVNLYVGGGKLFGDPTYAAAMTQIMIKRKIKFNLRHQIVAVDKSSNTATFEFWTAYRQNGEDKIASELIDVKYDWLHLPPKQKGSEILARAGLTKEGDKLNFLAVDKYSLQSTKFKNIFGIGDICGFASGKTGASVRKMYPILAKNLADTIKGREPSEKFTGYTACPFITKYGKAIMVEFDWEGTAPTLECFGATRESYMSWLVKIYGFKPMVMNGMLKALA
- a CDS encoding Crp/Fnr family transcriptional regulator; this encodes MLSEELKEILRERFTNNFDLASEDLNAIFANAYLKTVKKSDIFYSGNDCFGFILILKGVLRAFVSSSAKEITIFRLTKDESCVLCDTCSINSLENKVSVEIEQDSEIIVIPARIYKPLKEKYPSILNFTLKIVADRFARTINVMEQALFSPLSARIMNFLSQSIENLNENFIKITHEELANHLGSAREAVSRVLKELERSGQITQSRGEIRLVS
- a CDS encoding SLAC1 anion channel family protein; the protein is MHDVKKNDSQSKIKSLPIMLFAGTMGLGGLCAAYKKLSEIFDLPGEIFSALRALDCTVFCLLSAFYLFKLLKFKEEVKAEFSHPIRINFFGGFIISLFLLALAYKDAPRLYYSLFYAALGLQTIFTLYVISFWIDEKFDIATLNPAWFIPVVGNLLIPIIAEKSQAIWYYFSLGLFFWIILFAVIFYRLVFCDKLADKFVPTLVITLAPPAMAFLGYVKLTEQFDAFAAILLNINVFFAALILFSYKRFIKLKFALSWWAFTFPTAASSIAFLKAYEITQSDFYLVLGVGAFAALVASILIVGFLTVKSIINGEIFSEK
- a CDS encoding LysE family translocator, coding for MDFLLFFVTLAPISLMPGINMTYAMSVGMSFGYKHSFFVMAGQLLAITFISFSCMLGVGAVLHHFEYAFKVLNIIAGLYMLYLGAMLLFGKGELSITSVSNFPSKKQMFINGLVVSVSNPKAWIFFSALLPTFLDKDDPFSLTRMCAIAATLIFIEFCSLNIYALGGAMLKEFLQTHLRLLEICTAIIVCTIGVLLLFR
- a CDS encoding DUF4299 family protein translates to MSVTFKVKNKKKLFGGYEKALSEREISEVIEGFCFFNGQNDEPSELSLNENVMIAGVWQKSARGFELNYKDGKYIVRVCTPSGVGDWRIALELLSKLSAQTGSPIECDSEEIYDEKQILKFDYEADIMCGLEALKDAKEENQTLYIYGVERDVAFDAVMIDEIFASASPVAKFDEMMRQVQYLDAYSARENLYEDKNGNEIFGAYTLSENLPTILPYAPSPSWQAQEVLGERKISRWILTLVVGVDDRDAHVLGECEYGAFMANLPKEKYRFIDAANILVEPLSEEEMREIFKKANEA
- a CDS encoding YgaP family membrane protein, producing the protein MSVLDKTIRLIIAAIWFFIFGFICDCWLWTVGLIPLLTGYYGYCPLYKIFKKR
- a CDS encoding YgaP family membrane protein, which produces MVSAKSRIIRVVLGLIFTVAVWYFYESYWALIGLIPIIVGVTGFCPACKFLGRCSLNLKK